A single Ciona intestinalis chromosome 14, KH, whole genome shotgun sequence DNA region contains:
- the cnot7/8 gene encoding CNOT7/8 protein has translation MPGQTEDPIVEVWANNVESVFKAIRKTVKQYNYVAMDTEFPGVVARPIGEFRTNSDYQYQLLRCNVDMLKIIQLGLTFMDENGETPPDVSTWQFNFKFNLTEDMYAQDSIDLLNNSGIQFKQHETDGIEPLYFAELLMSSGVVLMENVKWVSFHSGYDFGYLLKILTNNNLPMDESLFFELLQMFFPTIYDIKYIMKSCKNLKGGLQEVSEQLEVERVGTQHQAGSDSLLTGMTFFKMREKYFDNEMNIPKFCGHLYGLGSSYIQNGNPYSAEEYNKN, from the exons ATGCCTGGACAAACTGAAGACCCGATTGTAGAAGTGTGGGCAAACAATGTGGAAAGCGTTTTTAAAGCGATCAGGAAGACTGTGAAGCAATACAACTATGTTGCGATG GACACAGAATTCCCCGGGGTGGTGGCACGCCCTATTGGAGAATTTCGAACCAACTCCGATTATCAATATCAGCTTCTGCGCTGTAATGTagatatgttaaaaattattcaactTGGTTTAACATTTATGGATGAAAATGGTGAAACACCACCAGATGTATCTACTTGGCAGTTCAACTTTAAGTTTAACTTGAC TGAAGATATGTACGCTCAAGACTCAATTGATTTGCTCAACAATTCTGGAATTCAGTTTAAACAACATGAAACGGATGGAATTGAACCTTTGTATTTTGCTGAGTTGTTGATGTCATCTGGTGTTGTATTAATGGAAAATGTTAAATGGGTTTCTTTCCACAG tgGTTACGACTTTGGAtacttgttaaaaatattaacaaacaataatCTGCCAATGGATgaatctttattttttgaattacTACAAATGTTTTTCCCAACAATTTATGATATAAAATACATCATGAAAAgttgcaaaaatttaaag GGAGGGTTGCAAGAAGTTTCCGAACAATTGGAAGTGGAAAGAGTTGGAACTCAACATCAAGCTGGGAGCGACAGCCTGCTTACTGGGATGACATTTTTTAAGATGAGAGAG AAGTACTTTGACAATGAAATGAATATTCCGAAATTTTGTGGCCATTTATATGGACTTGGAAGTTCCTACATACAGAATGGGAATCCATACAGTGCTGAAGAATACAACAagaattaa
- the LOC100175442 gene encoding LOW QUALITY PROTEIN: uncharacterized protein LOC100175442 (The sequence of the model RefSeq protein was modified relative to this genomic sequence to represent the inferred CDS: deleted 1 base in 1 codon), with amino-acid sequence MVKDKSGKRVAVFFMDTQGMFDHKTTGKGCSAIFAMSTLLSSMQIYNLSGHIQEDHLQYLEIFTNYARYAVEQKQHANASTCPFQGLMFLLRNWEMADYQFGQQGGDEYLATVMEEHLQENVSVRQNMSNSFSDIGCTLMPHPGKNVARRKTAINNNIELSDIDEEFLDEVYNLAKYLFNQESLIVKKLDGITITGEGLIDLAIEYAKILSGGEVPKVVSMLQANLKAQFIQFIRQLESEHEDFMDQQVGSVYIFSDKLEEMHEDQLVKASNAYRKRDILDKEESKANKDKMERNMRIAYWKAISKNEKTKEGRMQLIREKIEIVSSFYKNQLEKCDRYKSEETLGTIRRKAVSKFHELTGEYESHLVKQHISPLDRELDLIFEEYEQQRKKLEEEDENVLAPIITRLRENYIQAMDKAVDGKIYIDNLNKVHDTAFTAMMKELDENEECRNTKKKSEKRRKLEHEANNHFIRLRTQNEKIIEKEVLPIINKAKEEYRKASQASRDTYVLEEEIQSGHKIAEKAARGIVENSCAGKETWFVQKCREHVKSFSQYELQALLRKNNMRKAQATQRFFQKRLYLAKEYFKNNFATLQNKYVDQEVLEKMHEKGMKMALSTFQTYSGPPLEEFTEQMVILKVEVEKLFKQAKANNRRIEIKIKQKLNQFYEKLAVDYLTMMGGATRKRYISLKALVVAHCRFKELLIAEVEKAIRYEQIRESCIESCKVVLEKEFKEVVGNTSQPEEETGGWFKALGTQLGALTGLMNVTINVSMNNLASVAYLKGLGLE; translated from the exons ATGGTTAAAGACAAGAGTGGAAAG CGAGTTGCTGTATTTTTCATGGACACTCAAGGTATGTTTGATCACAAAACAACCGGAAAAGGATGTTCAGCCATATTTGCCATGAGCACTCTACTCAGTTCGATGCAAATCTACAACCTTTCAGGTCATATTCAGGAGGACCATCTTCAGTATTTGGAG ATATTTACAAACTATGCGAGGTATGCTGTGGAACAGAAACAACATGCCAATGCCTCAACATGCCCGTTTCAG GGACTTATGTTTTTGCTGCGAAACTGGGAAATGGCTGACTATCAATTCGGACAA CAAGGAGGGGATGAATACTTAGCTACAGTTATGGAAGAACATTTGCAAGAAAATGTATCAGTTCGTCAAAACATGAGCAACAGCTTCTCTGATATTGGATGCACACTAATGCCACACCCAGGAAAGAACGTTGCGAGGCGTAAAACAGCAATTAATAATAACATCGAGCTTTCAG ATATAGACGAAGAGTTTTTGGATGAAGTTTATAATTTGGCAAAGTACTTGTTTAATCAAGAAAGTttgattgttaaaaagttAGATGGTATCACAATTACTGGCGAAGGTCTCATCGATCTGGCAATTGAATATGCAAAAATACTCAGCGGTGGTGAAGTTCCAAAAGTGGTTTCCATGCTTCAG GCTAACTTAAAAGCTCAGTTCATTCAGTTTATCCGGCAATTAGAAAGCGAACACGAGGACTTTATGGATCAGCAG GTAGGCAGTGTCTACATTTTCAGCGACAAACTGGAGGAAATGCATGAGGACCAATTGGTAAAGGCTTCAAATGCTTACAGGAAGCGTGACATATTAGATAAAGAAGAAAGTAAAGCCAACAAGGATAAAATGGAGAGGAATATGCGCATTGCGTATTGGAAAGCAATTTCTaagaatgaaaaaacaaag gaAGGAAGAATGCAACTTATTcgtgagaaaatagaaattgtTTCTTCATTCTACAAAAACCAACTCGAAAAG TGTGATAGATACAAAAGTGAAGAGACCTTGGGCACAATAAGAAGAAAAGCTGTGAGCAAGTTTCATGAACTAACAGGAGAATACGAAAGCCATTTAGTGAAACAACATATATCCCCACTAGATCGTGAACTTGATTTAATATTTGAAGAGTAtgaacaacaaagaaaaaaattggaG gAAGAAGATGAGAATGTATTAGCACCAATCATTACAAGGTTGAGGGAAAACTACATTCAAGCCATGGACAAG GCGGTGGACGGTAAGATCTACAttgacaatttaaataaagttcatGACACAGCTTTCACTGCGATGATGAAGGAACTTGACGAGAATGAAGAATGCAGGAATACAAAAAAGAAATCTGAAAAAAGACGTAAACTCGAACACGAAGCGAATAACCATTTTATTCGGCTTCGTACGCAGAACGAG AAAATCATAGAAAAAGAAGTATTGCCGATCATCAATAAAGCTAAAGAAGAATACAGAAAAGCTTCACAG GCAAGCCGTGATACGTATGTACTCGAAGAAGAAATACAATCAGGTCATAAAATTGCTGAGAAAGCAGCCAGAGGTATTGTGGAGAATTCGTGCGCTGGAAAAGAGACTTGGTTCGTTCAGAAATGCAGAGAACACGTCAAGTCATTCAGCCAGTATGAGTTACAAGCGCTTCTTCGGAAAAATAATATGCGAAAG GCTCAAGCGACCCAAAGATTCTTTCAGAAAAGACTTTACCTCGCCAAGGAATACTTTAAGAACAATTTTGCA ACATTGCAAAATAAGTACGTGGACCAAGAAGTCCTGGAGAAAATGCATGAGAAAGGAATGAAGATGGCACTAAGTACTTTTCAAACTTATTCTGGGCCACCATTGGAAGAATTTACTGAGCAAATGGTGATATTGAAAGTGGAGgttgaaaaattgtttaaacaagcaAAAGCAAACAACAGAAGAATTGAA ATAAAGATTAAGCAGAAACtcaatcagttttatgaaaaacTGGCAGTGGATTACTTAACTATGATGGGAGGG GCTACAAGAAAACGATACATAAGTTTAAAAGCATTGGTGGTAGCACACTGTCGGTTCAAAGAATTGCTTATAGCCGAAGTTGAAAAAGCAATTCGATATGAACAGATTAGGGAATCTTGTATTGAAAGTTGTAAAGTGGTTTTGGAAAAAGAGTTTAAAGAAGTCGTTGGCAACACCTCACAACCAGAAGAGGAAACAGGTGGATGGTTCAAAGCATTGGGAACACAACTTGGAGCACTAACTGGTCTTATGAATGTTACCATTAATGTTTCAATGAATAACCTTGCATCAGTAGCATATCTTAAAGGTTTGGGATTGGAGTAG